In Streptomyces sp. TS71-3, the following proteins share a genomic window:
- a CDS encoding helicase C-terminal domain-containing protein, with protein MSSHAPQDGGTAPRSLAEDLRLRADSSLAALLRARPDLLSPVPGDLTQLATRAGTRASVVRALGRLDLFALQTAQALAVAPEPTPYATLRTLLTGDTGLCEDTGSGDSGSRNTGSRNTGLTGDPGGTPAPDAPGDPGGTPAPHTPGAASPATVAGALPRALATLREQALVWGTDEQLRLVRTARELLAPAPRHPSPTGLGPTVAEAAAGISPGRIQEIVVAAGLPTTHDSVSAVAALSGLFADRERMADLLEKAPAASLEVLDRLVWGPPYGQVTADPAAHLRWLLDRGLLLPTSPGTVVLPREAALHLRGGRAHRDLEPLPPEVTTAAEHRPYSQRVVDSTAAGQAHTALATVEELLKNWGAGGPPVLRAGGLSVRDLKRTAALLNVPEQTAAFWVELAYAAGLVASDGGYEGAHPDDAAGTRREAERYAPTPAYDDWLDLPAAQRWARLVSVWLAATRTSGVVGGRDGKDRVMSALGPGLDRSAAPEVRHRVLTLLAALPEGTAPDHEALLARLHWERPLRGSAPGQPVTAGQAEPPGPRRPGSASADPGARRPAPSDQDDPGALSRSRLHSTAVAPLARWTLAEAELLGVTGRGALSAHGRALLGAAREDGAGGARANDTGTARADDSGAARAVAAAEAARRLAPLLPEPLDHVLLQADLTAVAPGPLLRPLAAMLDVLAEVESKGGATVYRFTPGSVRRALDAGQSAAELHAFLAAHSRTPVPQPLSYLIDDVARRHGHLRIGAAAAYVRCDDDAVLGEILADKRAAALRLRRLAPTVLAAQADPATLLDGLRSMGFAPAAESPDGDVLITRATAHRTPPRTAPEPVPDGPPLPDGTLLGAAVRAIRAGDAASTAPRKAVPQAGGPTGVPAAPASGLPRTNSADTLATMQAAVLAGEPVWIGYVNADGAASQRVIAPISVEGGFVTAFDHTADEVRTYPLHRITGVAELATE; from the coding sequence ATGAGCAGTCATGCACCCCAGGACGGCGGCACCGCACCCCGCTCCCTCGCCGAGGACCTCCGCCTCCGCGCTGACTCCTCCCTTGCCGCCCTCCTGCGCGCCCGCCCCGACCTGCTCTCCCCCGTCCCCGGCGACCTGACGCAGCTGGCCACCCGTGCGGGCACCCGTGCGTCCGTGGTGCGCGCGCTGGGCCGCCTGGACCTGTTCGCGCTCCAGACCGCCCAGGCCCTGGCGGTCGCGCCGGAGCCCACGCCCTACGCGACCCTGCGCACGCTCCTCACCGGAGACACCGGCCTCTGCGAGGACACCGGCTCAGGGGACTCCGGCTCTCGGAACACCGGTTCTCGGAACACCGGCCTCACCGGGGACCCGGGCGGGACCCCCGCCCCGGATGCACCCGGGGACCCGGGCGGGACCCCCGCCCCGCATACCCCCGGGGCCGCATCCCCCGCCACCGTCGCCGGCGCCCTCCCCCGCGCCCTGGCCACCCTGCGCGAGCAGGCGCTGGTGTGGGGCACGGACGAGCAGCTGCGCCTGGTGCGCACGGCGCGCGAGCTCCTGGCGCCGGCGCCGCGGCACCCGTCGCCGACCGGTCTGGGTCCGACGGTCGCGGAGGCCGCCGCGGGGATCTCGCCGGGCCGGATCCAGGAGATCGTGGTCGCGGCGGGACTGCCCACGACGCACGACTCGGTCTCCGCGGTCGCCGCGCTGTCCGGCCTGTTCGCGGACCGGGAACGGATGGCGGACCTGCTGGAGAAGGCGCCGGCCGCGTCGCTGGAGGTGCTCGACCGGCTGGTCTGGGGGCCGCCGTACGGGCAGGTGACGGCCGATCCGGCGGCGCACCTGCGCTGGCTGCTGGACCGCGGCCTGCTGCTGCCCACCTCGCCCGGCACCGTCGTGCTGCCCCGCGAGGCGGCCCTGCACCTGCGTGGCGGCCGAGCGCACCGCGACCTGGAGCCGCTGCCGCCGGAGGTCACTACCGCGGCGGAGCACCGGCCGTACTCTCAACGGGTCGTGGACAGCACTGCGGCAGGCCAGGCGCACACCGCGCTCGCCACCGTCGAGGAACTGCTCAAGAACTGGGGCGCGGGCGGTCCGCCGGTGCTGCGCGCGGGCGGGCTCAGCGTGCGCGACCTGAAGCGGACGGCCGCGCTGCTGAACGTGCCCGAGCAGACGGCCGCGTTCTGGGTGGAGCTGGCGTACGCGGCGGGTCTCGTGGCGTCCGACGGCGGTTACGAGGGCGCGCACCCGGACGACGCGGCGGGCACGCGGCGCGAGGCCGAGCGGTACGCCCCCACGCCCGCGTACGACGACTGGCTCGACCTGCCCGCCGCGCAGCGCTGGGCCCGGCTGGTGTCGGTGTGGCTGGCGGCCACCCGGACGTCCGGCGTGGTCGGCGGCCGGGACGGCAAGGACCGCGTGATGTCGGCGCTCGGCCCCGGACTCGACCGCTCCGCGGCCCCCGAGGTGCGGCACCGGGTGCTCACCCTGCTCGCCGCGCTCCCCGAGGGGACCGCGCCCGACCATGAGGCGCTGCTGGCCCGGCTGCACTGGGAGCGGCCCCTGCGCGGGTCGGCGCCCGGCCAGCCGGTGACGGCGGGCCAGGCCGAGCCGCCCGGGCCCCGCCGCCCCGGCTCCGCCTCCGCCGACCCGGGAGCCCGCCGCCCGGCTCCGTCCGACCAGGACGACCCGGGCGCCCTCAGCCGGTCCCGGCTGCACTCGACGGCGGTGGCCCCGCTCGCCCGGTGGACGCTCGCGGAGGCGGAACTGCTCGGCGTCACGGGCCGCGGCGCCCTGTCGGCACACGGCCGCGCCCTGCTCGGCGCGGCACGGGAGGACGGCGCCGGGGGCGCGCGGGCAAACGACACAGGGACCGCGCGGGCGGACGACTCCGGGGCCGCTCGGGCGGTGGCCGCCGCCGAGGCCGCCCGCCGGCTCGCGCCGCTGCTGCCGGAGCCGCTGGACCACGTGCTGCTCCAGGCCGACCTGACCGCCGTCGCCCCCGGCCCGCTGCTCCGGCCGCTCGCGGCGATGCTCGACGTGCTGGCGGAGGTGGAGTCCAAGGGCGGCGCGACCGTCTACCGCTTCACGCCCGGCTCGGTGCGGCGCGCGCTGGACGCCGGCCAGTCCGCCGCCGAGCTGCACGCGTTCCTCGCGGCGCACTCGCGCACTCCGGTGCCGCAGCCGCTGTCGTACCTCATCGACGACGTGGCGCGCCGGCACGGCCACCTGCGGATCGGTGCCGCGGCGGCGTACGTGCGCTGCGACGACGACGCCGTGCTGGGCGAGATCCTCGCCGACAAGCGCGCGGCGGCACTGCGGCTGCGCAGGCTCGCGCCGACGGTGCTGGCCGCCCAGGCCGACCCGGCGACGCTCCTCGACGGGCTGCGGTCCATGGGGTTCGCGCCGGCCGCGGAGTCACCGGATGGCGATGTACTGATCACCCGCGCGACCGCACACCGGACACCGCCGCGCACCGCGCCCGAGCCGGTGCCCGACGGCCCCCCGCTGCCGGACGGCACGCTGCTGGGCGCCGCGGTACGGGCGATCCGGGCGGGTGACGCGGCGTCCACGGCGCCCCGCAAGGCCGTGCCCCAGGCCGGCGGTCCGACCGGGGTCCCGGCCGCCCCGGCGTCGGGTCTGCCCCGGACGAACTCGGCGGACACGCTCGCCACCATGCAGGCGGCCGTGCTGGCCGGGGAGCCGGTGTGGATCGGGTACGTGAACGCCGACGGCGCGGCGAGCCAGCGCGTGATCGCCCCCATCAGCGTGGAGGGCGGCTTCGTCACCGCCTTCGACCACACCGCGGACGAGGTCCGCACCTACCCCCTCCACCGCATCACGGGCGTCGCGGAACTGGCCACGGAGTAG
- a CDS encoding HAD family hydrolase, whose amino-acid sequence MSSRPLTVGFDLDMTLIDSRPGIRAVHRAISTATGVHIDADLAVSRLGPPIDEEMAHWVPAERVAEMSDLYRAMYPDHAIAATLAMPGAREAVDAVHAAGGRAVVVTAKHQPNALLHIRHLGIEADVVVGDLWAEGKAEALRLHGASVYVGDHVGDVRGARAADALSVAVATGPCSADELRAAGAHTVLAGLGEFPKWLDDHIAVAA is encoded by the coding sequence ATGAGCTCCCGCCCCCTGACGGTCGGCTTCGACCTCGACATGACCCTCATTGACTCCCGCCCCGGAATCCGCGCCGTCCACCGGGCCATCAGCACCGCCACCGGCGTGCACATAGACGCCGACCTGGCCGTCAGCCGCCTCGGCCCCCCGATCGACGAGGAGATGGCGCACTGGGTCCCGGCCGAGCGGGTCGCGGAGATGAGCGACCTCTACCGCGCGATGTACCCGGACCACGCGATCGCGGCCACCCTCGCGATGCCCGGCGCACGCGAGGCCGTCGACGCCGTCCACGCGGCCGGCGGCAGGGCCGTCGTGGTCACCGCCAAGCACCAGCCCAACGCCCTCCTGCACATCCGCCACCTGGGCATCGAGGCGGACGTCGTGGTCGGGGACCTGTGGGCGGAGGGCAAGGCGGAGGCCCTGCGCCTGCACGGTGCGAGCGTCTACGTGGGCGACCACGTCGGGGACGTGCGGGGCGCACGCGCCGCGGACGCGCTGTCCGTCGCGGTGGCCACCGGCCCCTGCTCGGCCGACGAGCTCCGCGCGGCGGGCGCGCACACCGTCCTCGCCGGTCTGGGCGAGTTCCCGAAGTGGCTGGACGACCACATCGCCGTCGCGGCCTGA
- a CDS encoding EthD domain-containing protein, giving the protein MYKKISFLTKRDGMTAEDFIDYYENHHVPLILDLAPAPDVYKRHYVVRGDELNLREDDIDFDVVTEVAFADRESFDRWLDALGAAGSRVPDDEARFLDRSRHLSFADDERVTSG; this is encoded by the coding sequence ATGTACAAGAAGATCTCTTTCCTCACGAAACGTGACGGGATGACGGCCGAGGACTTCATCGACTACTACGAGAACCACCACGTGCCGCTGATCCTCGACCTGGCGCCGGCACCGGACGTCTACAAGCGGCACTACGTCGTCCGCGGCGATGAACTGAACCTTCGCGAGGACGACATCGACTTCGACGTGGTGACGGAGGTGGCCTTCGCGGATCGGGAGTCGTTCGACCGGTGGCTCGACGCCCTGGGCGCGGCAGGGAGCCGGGTCCCCGACGACGAGGCGAGGTTCCTCGACAGGTCACGCCACCTGTCCTTCGCCGACGACGAACGCGTGACGTCCGGATGA
- a CDS encoding copper homeostasis protein CutC gives MSKPAGRALLEVIALDAEDAVAAEEGGADRLELVSEMDADGLTPSHATVAAVCAAVRIPVRVMLRPSDGFTLEAPADVAALVRRAGELRAEGAEEFVLGFLDEAGAPDLAVLEDLVGALHGCRWTFHRAIDRAADRAALRKQLADAAGLDTYLTAGSARGVDDGMQVLLAEAGRRGEPGYEQELMVGGGLRLPHVAGLLAAGVRAFHIGGAARPGGWTERVSAGAVSSWRAALGA, from the coding sequence ATGAGCAAGCCTGCCGGCCGTGCGCTGCTGGAGGTGATCGCCCTCGATGCCGAGGACGCGGTGGCCGCGGAGGAAGGGGGCGCCGACCGGCTCGAACTCGTCTCCGAGATGGACGCGGACGGGCTGACCCCGTCCCACGCGACGGTCGCCGCGGTGTGCGCGGCCGTGCGCATCCCGGTGCGCGTGATGCTCCGGCCCTCGGACGGGTTCACGCTGGAGGCGCCCGCGGACGTCGCCGCGCTGGTGCGCCGGGCCGGGGAGCTGCGGGCGGAGGGCGCCGAGGAGTTCGTGCTCGGGTTCCTGGACGAGGCCGGGGCACCGGACCTCGCCGTGCTGGAGGACCTGGTCGGGGCGCTGCACGGCTGCCGGTGGACGTTCCACCGGGCCATCGACCGCGCGGCGGACCGTGCGGCCCTGCGCAAGCAGCTCGCCGACGCCGCGGGGCTCGACACGTACCTGACGGCGGGGTCCGCGCGCGGAGTGGACGACGGTATGCAGGTGCTGCTGGCGGAGGCCGGGCGCCGGGGCGAGCCCGGGTACGAGCAGGAGCTGATGGTGGGCGGGGGTTTGCGGCTGCCGCATGTGGCGGGGCTGCTGGCCGCGGGGGTGCGGGCGTTCCACATCGGCGGTGCGGCGCGGCCCGGGGGCTGGACGGAGCGGGTTTCCGCGGGGGCGGTTTCGTCGTGGCGGGCGGCGCTTGGCGCTTGA
- a CDS encoding TetR/AcrR family transcriptional regulator codes for MSQPIAGSPRAELARLASPPLRADARRNYEAVLAAAAEVFGAGGPDASLDEIARRAGVGNATLYRHFPHRRDLLIAVCVDEVEKLCVIGEELRSQGHGPSGDALESWLHAYIDHVRTRSGLGAAFATGNSQDSPFVATCRAAVGEVGSALLRDAQQAGTARADLRLDDLLTLANAIAIVTESSTGDQARDLLKLVMEGVRPR; via the coding sequence GTGTCACAGCCGATCGCCGGCTCGCCCCGCGCGGAGCTGGCACGACTGGCCAGTCCTCCGCTGCGTGCGGACGCGCGGCGCAACTACGAGGCGGTGCTGGCCGCTGCCGCGGAGGTGTTCGGGGCAGGAGGGCCGGACGCGTCACTGGACGAGATCGCCCGCCGGGCCGGCGTGGGCAACGCGACCCTCTACCGCCACTTCCCCCACCGCCGCGACCTCCTCATCGCGGTCTGCGTCGACGAGGTCGAAAAGCTCTGCGTCATCGGAGAGGAACTCCGGTCCCAAGGCCATGGACCTTCGGGTGACGCGCTGGAGTCGTGGCTGCACGCCTACATCGACCACGTCCGTACGCGAAGCGGCCTCGGCGCCGCGTTCGCCACCGGGAACAGCCAGGACTCCCCGTTCGTCGCCACCTGCCGGGCCGCGGTGGGCGAGGTCGGCTCGGCCCTGCTGCGGGATGCCCAGCAGGCCGGGACCGCCCGCGCCGATCTCCGCCTCGACGACCTGCTCACGCTGGCCAATGCGATCGCCATCGTCACGGAGTCGAGCACCGGGGATCAGGCGAGGGACCTGCTGAAGCTGGTGATGGAGGGGGTCAGGCCCCGGTAG
- a CDS encoding DNA repair helicase XPB, translating into MSCLIVQSDKTLLLEVDHEQADACRRAIAPFAELERAPEHIHTYRVTPLGLWNARAAGHDAEQVVDALVQFSRYPVPHALLVDIAETMDRYGRLTLSKDPAHGLVLTTTDRPVLEEILRSKRIKPLVGARIDDDTVAVHPSERGQIKQTLLRLGWPAEDLAGYVDGEAHAIELAQDGWALRPYQKQAVESFWHGGSGVVVLPCGAGKTLVGAGAMAEAKATTLILVTNTVSARQWKHELVARTSLTADEIGEYSGTRKEIRPVTIATYQVLTTRRKGVYPHLELFDSRDWGLILYDEVHLLPAPVFKFTADLQARRRLGLTATLVREDGRESDVFSLIGPKRFDAPWKEIEAQGYIAPADCVEVRVNLTERERLAYATAETEEKYRFCATTDSKRRVTEALVRRHAGEQTLVIGQYIDQLDELGEHLDAPVIKGETTNAQREKLFGAFREGEISVLVVSKVANFSIDLPEATVAIQVSGTFGSRQEEAQRLGRVLRPKADGHEARFYSIVARDTIDQDFAAHRQRFLAEQGYAYRIVDADDLLTGELEA; encoded by the coding sequence GTGTCCTGCCTGATCGTCCAGTCCGACAAAACCCTCCTCCTCGAAGTCGACCACGAGCAGGCCGACGCGTGCCGCCGCGCCATCGCCCCCTTCGCCGAGCTGGAACGCGCCCCCGAGCACATCCACACCTACCGCGTGACCCCCCTCGGCCTCTGGAACGCCCGCGCCGCCGGCCACGACGCCGAGCAGGTCGTGGACGCCCTGGTGCAGTTCTCCCGCTACCCGGTCCCGCACGCCCTCCTGGTCGACATCGCCGAGACCATGGACCGCTACGGCCGCCTCACGCTCAGCAAGGACCCGGCGCACGGTCTCGTCCTCACCACCACCGACCGCCCGGTGCTGGAGGAGATCCTGCGCTCCAAGCGCATCAAGCCGCTGGTGGGCGCCCGGATCGACGACGACACCGTCGCCGTCCACCCCTCCGAGCGCGGCCAGATCAAGCAGACGCTGCTGAGGCTCGGCTGGCCGGCCGAGGACCTGGCGGGCTACGTGGACGGCGAGGCGCACGCCATCGAGCTCGCACAGGACGGCTGGGCGCTGCGCCCGTACCAGAAGCAGGCCGTGGAGAGCTTCTGGCACGGCGGCTCGGGCGTCGTCGTGCTGCCCTGCGGCGCCGGCAAGACGCTGGTCGGCGCGGGCGCGATGGCCGAGGCGAAGGCGACGACGCTGATCCTCGTCACCAACACGGTCTCGGCCCGGCAGTGGAAGCACGAGCTGGTCGCCCGCACCTCCCTCACCGCGGACGAGATCGGCGAGTACAGCGGGACGAGGAAGGAGATCCGCCCGGTCACCATCGCCACCTACCAGGTGCTGACGACCAGGCGGAAGGGCGTCTACCCGCACCTGGAGCTCTTCGACTCCCGCGACTGGGGCCTGATCCTCTACGACGAGGTGCACCTGCTCCCGGCGCCGGTCTTCAAGTTCACCGCGGACCTCCAGGCCCGCCGCCGGCTCGGGCTCACGGCGACGCTGGTACGGGAGGACGGCCGCGAGTCGGACGTGTTCTCGCTGATCGGCCCGAAGCGGTTCGACGCGCCGTGGAAGGAGATCGAGGCGCAGGGCTACATCGCGCCCGCGGACTGCGTGGAGGTCCGGGTCAACCTCACCGAGCGCGAGCGGCTCGCGTACGCCACCGCGGAGACCGAGGAGAAGTACCGGTTCTGCGCGACGACGGACAGCAAGCGCCGGGTCACGGAGGCGCTGGTGCGCCGGCACGCGGGCGAGCAGACGCTGGTGATCGGCCAGTACATCGACCAGCTCGACGAGCTCGGCGAGCACCTGGACGCTCCGGTGATCAAGGGCGAGACGACCAACGCCCAGCGCGAGAAGCTGTTCGGCGCCTTCCGTGAGGGCGAGATCTCGGTGCTCGTGGTCTCCAAGGTGGCCAACTTCTCGATCGACCTGCCGGAGGCGACCGTCGCGATCCAGGTGTCGGGCACCTTCGGCTCCCGCCAGGAGGAGGCCCAGCGCCTCGGACGCGTGCTGCGCCCGAAGGCGGACGGCCACGAGGCGCGGTTCTACTCGATCGTCGCCCGCGACACCATCGACCAGGACTTCGCGGCCCACCGCCAGCGCTTCCTGGCCGAGCAGGGGTACGCCTACCGCATCGTCGACGCGGACGACCTGCTCACGGGCGAGCTGGAGGCGTGA
- a CDS encoding UvrD-helicase domain-containing protein, whose product MREDVESLDIRDVTANWVNAEVLQRQMEARIKALADLAHTPLFFGRLDYRHAPGLKRPAGAEGPEGPEGSDGPLTGSPGGTAADRGRPADQAVNADEATALYIGRRHVHDADGDPMVIDWRAPVSQPFYQASKKNPMDVVLRRRFGYTGGDLTAYEDEHLTDPAEAVRTSRLLQQEIERPRVGPMRDIVATIQPEQDEIVRSGLTGTVCVQGGPGTGKTAVGLHRVAYLLYAHRERLARTGTLVIGPNASFLRYIEQVLPALGELEVKQATVGELVGQVPVRGTDDPAAALVKGDARMAEVLRRALRSHVTPPREPLVVVRGSRRWRIPAHEVAEIVDELLARDIRYGAARDALPQRIAHAVLVRMEHSGEAPDDRVQDAVARNAAVKAAVKAVWPAVDPAKLVLRLLTDGDFLAAHAGGLLSEQEQKTILWAKPARSVKSAPWSAADAVLIDEASDLVARTPSLGHVVLDEAQDLSPMQYRAVGRRCSTGSATVLGDLAQGTTPWATESWDEALAHLGKPDALVEELTAGFRVPREVIAYASRLLPAIAPQLTEVASVRESPGSLEVRRAAPEELTDAVVDACRAALRHEGSIGLIAADVRVPVLARALASAGLAHLAPGEETTLATRLTLVPASLAKGLEYDYVVVDEPEAIITGEPDERTGLRRLYVCLTRAVSGLTVLHGAALPPQLA is encoded by the coding sequence ATGCGCGAGGACGTCGAATCCCTGGACATCCGCGACGTCACGGCGAACTGGGTGAACGCCGAGGTCCTCCAGCGCCAGATGGAGGCCCGCATCAAGGCCCTGGCGGACCTGGCCCACACGCCCCTCTTCTTCGGCCGCCTCGACTACCGCCACGCCCCGGGCCTCAAGCGACCGGCCGGGGCGGAAGGGCCCGAGGGGCCTGAAGGATCCGACGGACCCCTCACCGGATCACCCGGCGGCACCGCCGCGGACCGCGGCCGTCCGGCGGACCAAGCGGTGAACGCGGACGAGGCGACCGCCCTCTACATCGGCCGCCGCCACGTCCACGACGCCGACGGCGACCCGATGGTGATCGACTGGCGCGCCCCGGTCTCGCAGCCGTTCTACCAGGCGTCGAAGAAGAACCCGATGGACGTCGTGCTGCGCCGCAGGTTCGGCTACACCGGCGGCGACCTGACGGCGTACGAGGACGAGCACCTGACGGACCCGGCCGAGGCGGTCCGGACCAGCCGGCTGCTGCAACAGGAGATCGAGCGGCCGCGCGTGGGCCCCATGCGGGACATCGTGGCGACCATCCAGCCCGAGCAGGACGAGATCGTCCGGTCGGGGCTGACCGGCACGGTCTGCGTGCAGGGCGGTCCCGGCACCGGGAAGACCGCGGTGGGCCTGCACCGCGTCGCGTACCTGCTGTACGCCCACCGCGAGCGGCTGGCGCGGACCGGCACCCTCGTCATCGGCCCGAACGCGTCGTTCCTGCGCTACATCGAGCAGGTGCTGCCCGCCCTCGGCGAGCTGGAGGTGAAGCAGGCGACGGTCGGGGAACTGGTCGGGCAGGTGCCGGTGCGCGGGACGGACGACCCGGCCGCCGCGCTGGTCAAGGGTGACGCGCGGATGGCGGAGGTGCTGCGGCGTGCGCTGCGCTCGCACGTGACGCCGCCGCGGGAGCCGCTGGTCGTGGTGCGGGGCTCGCGCCGCTGGCGGATCCCGGCGCACGAGGTGGCGGAGATCGTGGACGAGCTGCTGGCGCGGGACATCCGCTACGGCGCCGCCCGCGACGCCCTCCCGCAGCGCATCGCGCACGCCGTGCTGGTCCGCATGGAGCACTCCGGAGAGGCCCCGGACGACCGCGTGCAGGACGCGGTGGCGCGCAACGCGGCCGTGAAGGCGGCGGTCAAGGCGGTCTGGCCGGCGGTCGACCCGGCGAAGCTGGTGCTGCGCCTGCTCACCGACGGCGACTTCCTCGCCGCGCACGCCGGCGGGCTGCTCAGCGAGCAGGAGCAGAAGACGATCCTGTGGGCGAAACCGGCCCGGAGCGTGAAGTCGGCGCCGTGGTCGGCGGCCGACGCGGTCCTCATCGACGAGGCGTCCGACCTGGTCGCGCGCACCCCGTCGCTCGGGCACGTGGTGCTGGACGAGGCGCAGGACCTGTCGCCGATGCAGTACCGGGCGGTGGGGCGGCGCTGCTCGACGGGGTCGGCGACGGTCCTCGGCGACCTCGCCCAGGGCACCACGCCGTGGGCCACGGAGAGCTGGGACGAGGCGCTGGCGCACCTGGGCAAGCCGGACGCCCTGGTGGAGGAGCTGACGGCGGGCTTCCGGGTGCCGCGCGAGGTCATCGCGTACGCGTCGCGCCTGCTGCCGGCCATCGCGCCGCAGCTCACCGAGGTGGCGTCGGTGCGGGAGTCCCCAGGGTCGCTGGAGGTACGGCGGGCGGCGCCCGAGGAGCTGACGGACGCGGTGGTGGACGCCTGCCGCGCGGCGCTGCGGCACGAGGGGTCGATCGGCCTGATCGCGGCGGACGTCCGCGTTCCGGTACTGGCCCGGGCGCTGGCGTCGGCGGGCCTCGCGCACCTGGCCCCCGGCGAGGAGACCACGCTCGCCACGCGCCTCACGCTGGTCCCGGCGTCGCTGGCGAAGGGCCTGGAGTACGACTACGTGGTCGTCGACGAACCCGAGGCGATCATCACCGGCGAGCCCGACGAACGCACCGGCCTGCGCCGCCTGTACGTCTGCCTCACGCGAGCGGTCTCGGGGCTCACGGTCCTGCACGGGGCGGCTTTGCCGCCGCAGCTCGCGTGA